The Aureispira anguillae genome contains a region encoding:
- a CDS encoding glucosaminidase domain-containing protein produces MQVYTHFIIALIAALPTLTLAQKGDKGDLTVDEYINTFKNIAIQEMERSGIPASITLAQGIHESAFGNSNLAKKANNHFGIKCTKDWEGKSMYKWDDEAQKSCFRVYTSADDSYVDHTDFLLNRRHYAFLFEYKRSDYKRWAKGLKKAGYATDPKYPDKLIHTIEKYKLAQYDKATGLLTYDTTRLKNPNTYVKSGKYRAKPRSFFFKSYKPGFFRTNGATYAISRKGESALAVAKRFGIPYKRFLKFNDLVDGDNLMDYQPVYIQPKRNAYKGEETFYKVEKDITMYEIAQEFGMKLSNLLTQNLLEVGEEPMNGELIMLKEMALSKPKLRAKSHIDTLPSPYVDDETVKKVKKQVVPTRVVIPKVERPKPQSVEVNTPTYDKAIYSDTARINTAKSKDKAFLNVVVNNTTTTTTGTNKTTNTVIRRPRNTPTNTGQNSSPKTNPNALFNPSTTTPTTDPNPKTTTGTVDKVERPVIKKEPIYPTDRIGSTKDYNSTVVVKKEDKKETPKQETFIYHVVQKGETLYRIHRQYGVSVEVIQVINKLQGTILDVGARLKIPVK; encoded by the coding sequence ATGCAAGTATACACACATTTTATTATAGCTTTAATAGCTGCTTTGCCCACTCTAACTCTTGCTCAGAAAGGAGATAAGGGAGACCTGACGGTCGATGAGTATATCAATACTTTCAAGAATATTGCTATCCAAGAAATGGAACGTAGTGGTATTCCTGCTAGTATTACTTTGGCTCAAGGAATTCACGAGTCTGCTTTTGGAAATAGCAATTTGGCAAAAAAGGCGAATAACCACTTTGGCATCAAATGCACCAAAGATTGGGAAGGCAAGTCAATGTACAAATGGGATGACGAGGCTCAAAAATCTTGCTTTAGAGTTTATACTTCAGCAGATGATTCTTATGTTGACCATACTGATTTTTTGCTTAATAGAAGGCACTATGCTTTTTTGTTTGAATACAAAAGGAGTGATTATAAAAGGTGGGCAAAAGGACTTAAAAAAGCAGGGTATGCTACTGATCCCAAATATCCTGATAAATTGATTCATACCATTGAAAAATATAAATTGGCGCAATATGATAAGGCAACGGGCTTGTTAACCTATGATACCACTAGGTTGAAAAATCCAAACACTTATGTTAAATCAGGAAAATATAGAGCTAAACCTCGTTCTTTTTTCTTCAAATCTTATAAACCTGGCTTCTTTAGAACCAATGGAGCTACTTATGCTATTTCTAGAAAAGGCGAATCTGCATTGGCTGTTGCCAAGCGTTTCGGAATTCCATATAAGCGATTTCTAAAATTTAATGATTTGGTAGATGGTGATAATTTAATGGATTATCAACCCGTCTATATCCAGCCCAAAAGAAATGCCTATAAAGGGGAAGAAACCTTTTATAAAGTAGAGAAAGACATAACAATGTATGAGATCGCTCAAGAATTTGGAATGAAGTTGTCCAACTTGCTAACTCAGAATTTGTTGGAGGTAGGGGAGGAGCCTATGAATGGAGAGTTAATTATGCTAAAAGAGATGGCCTTGTCTAAGCCTAAATTGCGTGCAAAATCTCATATTGATACATTACCTTCTCCATATGTTGATGATGAAACCGTAAAAAAAGTAAAAAAACAAGTTGTTCCTACTAGAGTTGTTATTCCTAAAGTGGAACGCCCTAAGCCACAAAGTGTAGAGGTAAATACGCCTACCTATGACAAGGCTATTTATTCAGATACCGCTCGTATTAATACCGCCAAATCTAAGGATAAAGCATTCTTGAATGTGGTTGTTAATAATACAACTACGACAACAACAGGAACCAATAAAACAACAAATACTGTTATTCGTAGACCGAGAAATACCCCCACTAATACAGGGCAAAATTCAAGCCCCAAGACCAATCCCAATGCTTTGTTTAATCCTTCAACCACTACACCTACCACTGATCCTAACCCAAAGACAACAACGGGAACAGTTGATAAGGTAGAACGTCCTGTGATAAAAAAGGAACCCATTTATCCTACGGATAGGATTGGAAGTACCAAAGATTATAATTCTACTGTAGTGGTCAAAAAGGAAGATAAAAAGGAGACTCCTAAGCAAGAGACTTTTATTTATCATGTGGTACAAAAGGGAGAAACTTTATATCGTATTCATAGACAATACGGAGTGTCAGTAGAGGTGATTCAAGTAATCAATAAACTGCAAGGCACTATATTGGATGTAGGAGCTCGATTAAAAATACCTGTTAAATAA
- a CDS encoding Omp28 family outer membrane lipoprotein, with product MMHRLNYVFATIIACFLAISCCPEKPPTIVPCQTDRVVLVEEFTGMKCVNCPSGHRKIKELQQTYPNKIVPVAIHSHWPVYSAPQNGYDFRTADGEIIEKDMKASNLPSAMVNRKYFEESGVYALEGFTNWAGSIAAELCLPPDATIQLNPTYDDNNRKVTVTVDVAPTNAVRMKERVGLTVLITESHIIAPQEGLSGWDYNYEHNHVLRDVITDTWGTKIQEKGETLTPHQEVLTYTLPTDWNPDNCHLVAFVHYQGDERYVLQAAEADLVP from the coding sequence ATGATGCATAGACTTAATTATGTATTTGCAACCATTATAGCTTGTTTTTTAGCCATAAGCTGTTGCCCAGAAAAACCGCCAACCATTGTTCCTTGCCAAACCGATCGAGTTGTTTTGGTGGAGGAGTTTACAGGAATGAAATGCGTAAATTGCCCTTCAGGGCATCGGAAAATAAAAGAATTGCAACAAACCTATCCCAATAAAATAGTGCCTGTTGCAATTCATTCTCACTGGCCAGTTTATTCGGCACCTCAGAATGGATATGATTTTCGAACAGCAGATGGGGAAATAATAGAGAAAGATATGAAGGCTTCTAATCTCCCTAGCGCAATGGTGAATCGAAAATATTTTGAAGAATCTGGAGTTTATGCACTTGAAGGCTTTACCAATTGGGCAGGTTCGATTGCAGCAGAACTCTGTTTGCCACCAGATGCTACGATTCAATTGAATCCAACTTATGATGACAATAATCGTAAAGTTACCGTAACAGTAGATGTTGCACCAACCAATGCGGTTAGAATGAAGGAAAGAGTTGGTTTGACGGTTTTAATTACAGAGAGTCACATTATTGCTCCGCAAGAAGGGCTATCAGGATGGGACTATAATTATGAGCACAATCATGTATTAAGAGATGTTATTACTGATACTTGGGGAACTAAAATTCAAGAAAAGGGCGAAACACTCACACCACATCAGGAAGTGTTAACGTATACCTTACCAACGGATTGGAATCCTGATAATTGCCATCTAGTAGCGTTTGTACATTACCAAGGAGATGAACGTTATGTGTTACAAGCCGCAGAAGCAGATTTGGTGCCTTAA
- a CDS encoding cation diffusion facilitator family transporter — protein MGHNHDHQHHELRIADVNKALIFGIILNIIFVLLEVIAGLRYDSLALLSDAGHNFSDVIALVLALVAFKLLAIAPNLNYTYGYRKTTILAALINALLLLTAVGVILWESIDRWLNPVVINGSVTAMIASFGIVINGFTAWLFVKDKDKDLNIKGAYLHMLADTLVSIGVVISGLVIWWTDWYWVDTVMSWVIVAMIMLSTWSLFKDSIRLILDGVPKEINLASIRQKILEMDGIVSMHHIHVWALSTAENAMTAHLVIQQACTFEDAAVLKSKIKHLLEHENIKHVTLEIEKKDETCSATACTIVSEQEDHHHHEH, from the coding sequence ATGGGACATAACCATGACCACCAACATCATGAACTTCGAATTGCAGATGTAAATAAGGCATTAATTTTTGGTATTATACTCAATATAATCTTTGTTCTATTAGAAGTAATTGCTGGATTGAGATATGATTCGCTTGCTTTGTTGTCAGATGCTGGGCATAATTTCAGTGATGTAATTGCTTTAGTTTTGGCATTGGTTGCCTTTAAATTACTGGCAATCGCCCCAAATCTTAATTATACTTACGGTTACCGAAAAACAACTATTTTGGCAGCGTTGATCAATGCTCTTTTATTATTGACTGCTGTAGGAGTGATTTTGTGGGAAAGTATAGATCGTTGGCTCAATCCCGTTGTTATAAATGGCTCAGTCACCGCTATGATTGCTAGTTTTGGCATTGTGATCAATGGTTTTACCGCTTGGCTTTTTGTAAAAGACAAAGACAAAGACTTGAATATCAAAGGGGCTTATTTGCATATGTTAGCCGATACATTGGTTTCTATAGGAGTGGTAATTAGTGGGCTTGTTATTTGGTGGACGGACTGGTATTGGGTGGATACAGTGATGAGTTGGGTCATTGTTGCTATGATTATGTTATCTACTTGGAGCCTGTTTAAAGATAGTATTCGTTTAATTCTAGACGGGGTGCCTAAGGAAATTAACTTAGCATCAATTCGCCAAAAAATATTAGAAATGGATGGAATTGTTTCTATGCACCATATTCATGTTTGGGCACTTAGTACAGCAGAAAATGCAATGACAGCACATTTAGTTATTCAACAAGCTTGTACGTTTGAGGATGCCGCAGTATTAAAGTCTAAAATAAAACACCTTTTGGAACATGAAAATATTAAGCATGTTACTTTAGAAATAGAAAAAAAAGATGAAACATGTTCTGCTACAGCATGTACTATTGTTAGCGAGCAAGAAGACCATCATCATCATGAACATTAG
- a CDS encoding DUF819 family protein encodes MQLLLPLSLILLFIFLPLYLRKIANSIQLSNLLSDVVVCFGVGVLIGNTQSWWMPNTLHQELAFSIAETSTAASVLVAIPMLLMTSNISASIRYAPKFLISFGLCILAVLIATLFTIYCFPNLEYLSETAGCLVGVYTGGTPNMVAISYAIKAPNELFVILNTTDLFCSGLYFIFLTSIAKPFYSLFLSPSRLSQTNNYSPLNKEPILSDSLQDETKSSTKLLTNETILPIFKSLIFSFICIGVSVGLGLLFATPNGGINEMLLMIVLSTSSILLSFHPKIQGLKGVYEFAQYLLLIFALAVGFMADFTKLADVGITYLSFNAILVISLLILHLILGIWFKIDTDTFIITSTACVFGPPFIGQVCSAIKNKEMLAPGMALGVLGLIIGTYLGILVTNIIGYYF; translated from the coding sequence ATGCAACTGTTACTTCCTTTATCCCTTATACTTTTATTTATTTTTCTTCCACTTTATTTGCGAAAAATTGCTAATTCTATTCAACTAAGCAACCTATTGAGTGATGTTGTTGTTTGTTTTGGTGTAGGTGTTCTTATCGGAAATACGCAATCGTGGTGGATGCCCAATACGTTGCATCAAGAACTTGCTTTTTCTATCGCCGAAACCAGTACCGCAGCCTCTGTATTGGTGGCAATCCCAATGTTACTGATGACAAGCAATATCAGCGCTTCTATCCGTTATGCTCCCAAATTTTTAATTTCATTTGGTTTATGTATTCTAGCCGTATTAATAGCAACACTATTTACGATCTATTGTTTTCCTAACTTAGAGTATTTAAGCGAAACAGCAGGTTGTTTGGTTGGCGTTTATACAGGAGGCACCCCCAATATGGTTGCCATTAGTTATGCTATTAAGGCTCCTAATGAGCTATTTGTTATCCTAAATACAACCGATCTATTCTGTTCAGGGCTTTATTTTATTTTTCTAACCTCCATTGCCAAGCCCTTTTATAGCCTATTTCTATCCCCTTCCCGTTTGTCACAGACTAACAATTACAGTCCATTGAACAAGGAACCCATCTTATCAGATTCATTGCAAGACGAAACTAAATCATCGACAAAATTGTTAACCAATGAAACGATTTTGCCAATATTCAAATCACTTATTTTTTCATTTATTTGCATTGGCGTTTCGGTAGGATTAGGGCTTCTATTTGCTACTCCTAATGGTGGCATTAATGAAATGCTACTAATGATTGTTTTATCTACGAGTAGTATTTTATTGTCTTTTCATCCTAAGATACAAGGCCTTAAAGGAGTTTATGAATTTGCCCAATACCTTTTGCTAATTTTTGCCTTAGCAGTAGGATTCATGGCAGATTTCACTAAGTTAGCAGATGTCGGCATCACTTATTTATCGTTTAATGCCATCTTAGTCATTAGCCTATTAATCCTACACCTCATATTGGGGATTTGGTTTAAAATAGACACCGATACCTTCATCATAACATCCACCGCCTGTGTTTTTGGTCCTCCATTTATTGGGCAAGTATGCAGTGCCATCAAAAATAAAGAAATGTTGGCTCCTGGCATGGCATTGGGGGTATTAGGCTTGATTATTGGAACCTATCTAGGCATTTTAGTTACGAATATCATTGGGTATTATTTTTGA
- a CDS encoding type IV pili methyl-accepting chemotaxis transducer N-terminal domain-containing protein, with product MYLRILILFLSLITSSKLFAAEGLTIREAINKTVRQQALTQRIAKVYLALNNNLYEPKFYQERDAAIELFQSQLDELKMYTPTDKIKAALKHVRVLWKDYKAVADWSINEEGAIKLLKLCDEMLFASHQLFLSYEEYAREIHKEYFSTDEMLTIIELMKSTGLQRMLTQRVILFHLAVKQDIDAVSSQHKLDHAIENYQKTLSSLENAEINSHPIKKQLVEMKKDWSELFGFLGNFKNNAEQIDQMMHLADGLSQNADQISTLYEDLGVKLSISKSINVSAYQNMLTQRIAKSYVAMTYGYSIAKHKRELLACIDLFEEQMKSMTRSSNATEDLKAAVGVVKTMWKNYRNLVTTWNKMDELTVMKVLEKGHVMMAACDQVAQEIERYAQTIPDYKAFFVNEDGELINKKENIAHQMRLAGMQRAYAQRIAIYFIMNSLSIDMHLSKQRMQNTITDYKANFKMMSSSSINTPEINTELKVSQRKWDKIEQYCHSTQKEDITNVLELCSTLFTQLDRLNTLYEKHMDTLFMEKE from the coding sequence ATGTATCTTAGAATACTAATTCTATTCCTATCCCTAATTACAAGCAGTAAACTCTTTGCAGCAGAAGGGCTTACAATCCGAGAAGCAATCAATAAAACCGTTCGTCAACAAGCTTTAACCCAAAGAATTGCCAAAGTATATTTAGCACTTAATAATAATCTTTATGAGCCTAAATTTTACCAAGAACGAGACGCTGCGATTGAATTGTTTCAAAGCCAATTAGATGAGTTGAAGATGTATACCCCAACGGACAAAATTAAAGCAGCCCTAAAGCATGTTCGTGTGCTGTGGAAAGATTATAAGGCAGTGGCAGATTGGTCCATCAACGAGGAAGGTGCTATCAAATTACTCAAACTATGTGATGAGATGTTGTTTGCCTCCCATCAGCTCTTTTTATCTTATGAAGAATATGCAAGAGAAATACACAAAGAATATTTTAGTACAGATGAGATGTTGACGATTATAGAATTGATGAAATCAACAGGTCTACAGCGAATGTTAACACAACGTGTCATACTCTTTCACTTGGCCGTTAAGCAGGATATTGATGCTGTTTCGTCTCAACACAAATTAGATCATGCCATTGAGAACTATCAAAAGACACTAAGCTCTTTAGAAAACGCAGAAATCAATTCTCATCCTATAAAAAAGCAGTTGGTTGAAATGAAAAAAGACTGGTCTGAGTTGTTTGGATTTTTGGGTAATTTCAAAAATAATGCTGAACAAATTGATCAAATGATGCACTTAGCAGATGGCTTGTCTCAAAACGCAGATCAAATTTCTACGTTGTACGAAGATCTAGGGGTCAAACTTTCAATCAGCAAATCAATTAATGTATCTGCCTATCAAAATATGCTCACACAACGCATCGCTAAGTCTTATGTTGCAATGACCTATGGCTATTCTATTGCCAAGCACAAGCGTGAATTATTGGCTTGTATTGATTTGTTTGAAGAACAAATGAAATCTATGACTCGCTCGTCTAATGCGACAGAGGATTTAAAAGCTGCCGTGGGTGTTGTAAAAACCATGTGGAAGAACTACAGAAACTTAGTAACCACTTGGAATAAAATGGATGAGCTAACGGTGATGAAAGTATTGGAAAAAGGGCATGTTATGATGGCTGCTTGTGATCAAGTTGCACAAGAAATTGAACGCTATGCGCAAACTATTCCAGATTATAAAGCTTTTTTTGTCAACGAAGATGGCGAACTCATTAACAAAAAAGAAAACATCGCTCATCAAATGCGTTTAGCTGGAATGCAACGAGCTTATGCTCAGAGAATTGCTATTTATTTTATTATGAACTCCTTATCGATTGACATGCACTTATCGAAACAGCGCATGCAAAACACAATTACAGACTACAAAGCTAATTTTAAAATGATGAGCAGCTCGTCAATTAATACGCCAGAAATCAATACAGAGCTAAAGGTAAGCCAAAGAAAATGGGATAAAATTGAACAGTATTGCCATTCGACCCAAAAAGAAGACATTACAAATGTACTAGAACTTTGTTCTACTCTATTTACTCAATTGGATCGCCTTAATACCTTGTACGAAAAACATATGGATACGTTGTTCATGGAAAAAGAATAA
- a CDS encoding enoyl-CoA hydratase/isomerase family protein codes for MEYKNLLTTYKDGILVVTINRPKALNALNKQTLSDLRQLFEKDALNLEGLRGVVLTGAGEKAFVAGADITEFNGLDAQGGLDMAQNGHDIFFSIERFHVPVIAAVGGYALGGGCELAMACHIRVASDKALFGQPEVNLGLIPGYGGTQRLIQYIGKGRALELLMTADMIDAQKALDWGLANHVVPHGEEIEKAIEILKKIAKKAPLAISKTIATVNAYFDKEHDGFKQEVLQFAQTVKTEDFKEGAAAFLEKRKAVFQGK; via the coding sequence ATGGAATATAAAAATCTTTTAACAACGTATAAGGATGGTATTTTAGTTGTTACCATCAATCGCCCTAAGGCACTAAATGCCCTTAATAAGCAAACATTAAGCGACTTACGTCAATTGTTTGAGAAAGACGCCTTAAACCTTGAAGGCTTGCGAGGAGTCGTTTTGACTGGTGCAGGTGAAAAGGCATTTGTAGCTGGAGCTGATATTACAGAATTTAATGGTTTAGATGCTCAGGGCGGCTTAGACATGGCTCAAAATGGTCATGACATTTTCTTTAGTATAGAACGCTTTCATGTCCCTGTTATTGCTGCTGTTGGTGGCTATGCTTTGGGAGGTGGATGCGAATTGGCAATGGCTTGTCATATTCGTGTAGCCAGTGACAAAGCATTGTTTGGGCAACCTGAGGTTAACTTGGGTTTAATCCCTGGCTATGGAGGAACACAACGATTGATCCAATATATAGGCAAAGGCAGAGCATTAGAACTCTTGATGACAGCAGATATGATTGATGCACAAAAAGCCTTGGATTGGGGACTCGCTAATCATGTGGTACCTCATGGCGAAGAAATTGAAAAAGCCATCGAAATTTTGAAAAAAATTGCCAAAAAGGCACCTCTTGCCATCAGCAAAACAATTGCGACCGTTAATGCTTATTTTGACAAGGAGCATGATGGTTTTAAGCAGGAAGTATTGCAATTTGCACAAACTGTCAAAACAGAAGATTTTAAAGAGGGAGCTGCGGCTTTCTTAGAAAAACGCAAAGCTGTTTTTCAAGGAAAATAA
- a CDS encoding DUF998 domain-containing protein has translation MKKIAPYAGITTCLILYSVILIAAIPYQGQQGEAYSIFNHFISELGSTRFSINHFIYNNGIIISSLGFAIFTLGLATYSASKTNKIAVVMGVCSSVLCVGVGLVPEDHRIPHLVLAVSFFSLMALSTTLFSWSIWKENNHPFPRHTAIHGFLIPFVFVLFMSMPKELMAVKREAGPLFDRPEIWWLPFLEWMIFLTLTSWILVVSVKMLQFQKIEKERQEVAFSFGELPVSNEQ, from the coding sequence ATGAAAAAAATAGCCCCTTATGCAGGCATAACAACCTGTCTTATCTTGTATAGTGTCATACTTATTGCTGCCATTCCTTACCAGGGACAACAGGGAGAAGCCTACTCCATTTTTAATCACTTTATCTCTGAATTGGGCAGCACTCGGTTTTCGATCAATCATTTTATTTATAACAATGGAATTATTATTTCCTCTCTAGGTTTTGCCATTTTTACGTTGGGCTTGGCGACTTATTCTGCTTCAAAGACCAATAAAATTGCGGTTGTAATGGGAGTGTGTTCTTCTGTCCTATGCGTAGGGGTTGGTCTAGTTCCCGAAGATCATAGAATTCCTCATTTGGTCTTGGCCGTTAGCTTTTTTTCATTGATGGCATTGTCTACCACTTTATTTTCTTGGAGCATTTGGAAAGAAAACAACCACCCTTTCCCCCGACATACTGCTATCCATGGCTTTTTAATACCCTTTGTATTTGTTTTATTTATGAGTATGCCCAAAGAATTAATGGCTGTTAAGAGAGAAGCTGGTCCTCTTTTTGACCGTCCAGAAATTTGGTGGCTGCCTTTTTTAGAATGGATGATTTTTTTGACATTAACTTCTTGGATTTTAGTGGTTTCTGTTAAAATGCTTCAGTTTCAAAAAATAGAAAAGGAGCGCCAAGAAGTTGCTTTTTCATTCGGAGAGTTGCCTGTTTCAAATGAACAATAG
- a CDS encoding 5' nucleotidase, NT5C type, translating to MKKRIYIDMDNTLCDFQSKSNEMKEQSNGTLLYPQSQYGFFTSLKPLPDALTAYQKLEQHFEVYILTAPSYRNPLCYTEKRVWVEQHLGLERTKNLIICKRKGLLKGDFLIDDHLYPEFEGEQLLFGTAPFETWKKVLDYMLG from the coding sequence ATGAAGAAACGCATCTACATAGACATGGACAATACGCTTTGTGATTTTCAATCCAAATCAAATGAAATGAAAGAACAGAGCAATGGAACGCTACTTTATCCTCAATCTCAATACGGTTTTTTTACCAGCCTAAAACCCTTGCCAGACGCCTTAACTGCTTATCAAAAACTGGAGCAACATTTTGAAGTCTATATTCTTACTGCTCCTTCTTATAGAAATCCACTTTGTTACACCGAAAAAAGGGTATGGGTAGAGCAGCACCTTGGTTTGGAAAGAACCAAAAATCTAATTATTTGTAAGCGAAAAGGGTTGTTAAAAGGTGACTTTTTGATTGATGATCACCTATATCCCGAATTTGAAGGAGAGCAATTGTTGTTTGGTACTGCTCCTTTTGAAACTTGGAAAAAAGTATTGGATTATATGCTGGGGTAA
- a CDS encoding Omp28-related outer membrane protein, with amino-acid sequence MNKIKAVLTLAIGSFIALGCEEIPPEITPCQTNRVVLVEEFTGIKCVNCPIGTEKLEVLSGQNPGKIIVVGIHAGFFAKEYNGFDLKCPDGESLESSYLGPVSGYPSASINRKVFEGESDVITDLAEWAGYIGAEICNRPIADLSVTTTYDDATRKASVTVDMTPSSFFTDAIDEDLAVSVMITENNIVGYQVTPNGADPAYVHKHVLRDVITDSYTGDVLITKGNVLSAQQKVITDYEIPAGWDADNCYVVAFVHYKGDGNKEVIQAVEAHLK; translated from the coding sequence ATGAATAAAATCAAAGCAGTATTGACGTTAGCGATTGGTAGTTTTATCGCTTTAGGATGTGAGGAGATTCCTCCTGAAATTACTCCTTGTCAAACCAATAGAGTTGTTCTTGTAGAAGAATTTACGGGGATTAAGTGTGTCAACTGTCCCATTGGAACCGAAAAATTAGAGGTTCTTTCTGGTCAAAACCCAGGTAAGATTATTGTAGTTGGTATCCATGCTGGTTTCTTTGCTAAGGAGTACAATGGTTTTGATTTAAAATGCCCAGATGGAGAAAGCTTAGAGTCTTCGTATTTGGGACCTGTTTCAGGCTATCCTTCTGCAAGTATCAATCGAAAAGTTTTTGAAGGAGAAAGTGATGTAATTACTGATTTGGCAGAATGGGCAGGTTATATTGGTGCTGAAATTTGCAATCGACCCATTGCTGATTTATCAGTGACAACTACTTATGATGATGCAACTAGAAAAGCATCGGTTACTGTAGATATGACTCCTAGTAGCTTTTTTACAGATGCAATTGATGAGGATTTGGCGGTATCTGTTATGATAACAGAAAATAATATTGTTGGTTATCAAGTAACGCCAAATGGAGCGGATCCTGCTTATGTACATAAACATGTGCTTAGGGATGTAATAACGGATAGTTATACGGGAGATGTTTTGATTACAAAAGGAAATGTGCTGAGTGCGCAACAAAAGGTAATTACAGATTATGAAATTCCTGCGGGATGGGATGCTGATAATTGTTATGTTGTTGCTTTTGTACACTATAAAGGGGATGGTAATAAAGAAGTTATTCAAGCTGTAGAAGCTCACCTAAAATAA
- a CDS encoding dipeptidase, whose translation MKNSIIIVFGMFCFISVLPSVWGQGENKTFIDLHVNTSKKPFNSRSIGLKYGLWEPMYHECGTEEERSKTVMQNIGEIVPKQSQSHLEALVKGNTRIACLNLSPIEQQFIGTNSALTDKNKKKTISCVSGVNANQLFLRRKEIDYFKDLVENINFIERFENKPYMINGFEYNFSLIRNQKELEEIEKDNNRVGMVLTVEGGHSLGHSIYINDGITGLEEYKALILENVDRLKGSRPLIDGSDIYLDIPILWISLCKSYKNGFGGNANSLNKAQQGIYAKPEGLNAKETSLGVDVIERLISKDKGRRILIDIKHMSLDFRTRYYKTIERSEILGDGIPVICSHCGISGLSKRNALYKKRDEDSKNNNYYLNHWQQNLSSEDIGKIFLSKGLIGITLDKTVLGGQTALTQINETLPNTVQKRKACIKLLMANILTVIRTINDASAWDHVAIGSDFDEMAEPLDAYQTSEDLPQLAVDIQRFLERPEAINDLFSEEDIRELMFDLTPTEITGKIMSLNAYNFISRHISNVNKE comes from the coding sequence ATGAAGAACTCTATCATTATTGTATTCGGTATGTTTTGTTTTATCTCTGTCCTACCATCTGTGTGGGGACAAGGAGAAAATAAAACCTTTATTGATCTCCATGTTAATACCAGCAAAAAACCATTTAACTCTCGTTCTATTGGGCTAAAATACGGGTTGTGGGAACCCATGTATCATGAATGTGGTACGGAAGAAGAGCGCTCTAAAACAGTTATGCAAAACATTGGCGAAATAGTGCCTAAACAGTCGCAATCTCATCTAGAAGCTTTGGTAAAAGGGAATACGAGGATTGCTTGTTTAAACTTATCTCCAATAGAGCAGCAGTTTATAGGCACCAATAGCGCTTTGACCGATAAAAATAAAAAGAAGACCATCTCTTGCGTTTCTGGTGTCAATGCCAATCAATTATTTTTGAGACGTAAGGAGATCGACTACTTCAAAGATTTAGTAGAGAACATCAATTTTATTGAACGTTTTGAGAATAAGCCTTATATGATTAATGGCTTTGAGTATAATTTTTCTCTCATTCGCAATCAAAAAGAGCTGGAAGAAATAGAAAAAGACAACAATAGGGTTGGAATGGTGTTGACCGTAGAAGGGGGACACTCCTTGGGGCATTCTATTTATATTAATGACGGAATTACAGGATTAGAGGAATACAAAGCCTTAATTTTAGAAAATGTAGATCGTCTTAAGGGATCTCGTCCTTTGATTGATGGTTCAGATATTTATTTGGATATTCCTATTCTTTGGATTTCGCTCTGCAAAAGTTATAAAAACGGTTTTGGAGGAAATGCTAACTCCCTAAATAAAGCGCAGCAAGGCATCTATGCAAAGCCCGAAGGGCTTAATGCTAAAGAAACCTCGTTAGGGGTTGATGTTATAGAACGGTTGATTTCTAAAGACAAAGGTCGTCGAATTTTAATTGATATTAAGCATATGAGTTTGGATTTTAGAACTCGATATTATAAGACAATTGAGCGTTCCGAAATTTTGGGCGATGGTATTCCTGTTATTTGTAGCCACTGTGGAATTAGTGGTTTGTCTAAGCGGAATGCCTTGTACAAAAAACGAGATGAAGATTCGAAGAACAACAACTATTATCTAAATCATTGGCAACAGAATTTGTCTTCTGAGGATATTGGCAAAATTTTCCTTTCTAAAGGCTTGATTGGGATTACATTGGATAAAACAGTATTGGGAGGACAAACTGCATTGACTCAAATCAATGAAACATTGCCCAATACCGTACAAAAAAGAAAAGCTTGCATCAAATTGCTAATGGCAAATATATTAACGGTAATTAGAACAATTAACGATGCTTCGGCTTGGGATCACGTTGCAATTGGTTCTGATTTTGACGAGATGGCTGAGCCCTTAGATGCTTATCAAACGTCTGAAGACTTGCCACAGTTGGCCGTTGATATTCAACGATTCTTGGAACGCCCTGAGGCTATTAATGACTTGTTTTCCGAAGAAGACATTCGAGAATTAATGTTTGATTTGACACCAACTGAAATTACGGGAAAAATTATGAGTCTAAATGCCTATAATTTTATCAGCCGTCACATTTCCAACGTAAATAAAGAATAG